One window of the Oncorhynchus gorbuscha isolate QuinsamMale2020 ecotype Even-year linkage group LG17, OgorEven_v1.0, whole genome shotgun sequence genome contains the following:
- the dmac2l gene encoding ATP synthase subunit s, mitochondrial translates to MRLLSKPALQAVLSSQKTLSHEGSRPFWGWLNAVFNKVDYERIKAVGPDRAAAEWLTRCGAKVRFQGFDRWQHDYNGLPTGPLGRYKIQGIDATDSCIMYKGFDHLDGLEHVEELKLNKSMYIEDACLERISTIENLQASLYKMEVVSCGNVTDKGVIALHKLRSLEHLYLSDLPGVVEKEKTVERLQTALPGLDIELDLV, encoded by the exons ATGAGGCTGCTGTCCAAACCAGCACTGCAGGCCGTTCTCTCCTCACAGAAAACTCTGTCACACGAGGGCAGCAGACCGTTCTGGGGATGGCTCAATGCGGTCTTCAACAA AGTTGACTATGAGCGTATCAAGGCGGTGGGCCCAGACCGTGCTGCTGCAGAGTGGCTGACAAGGTGCGGTGCCAAGGTGAGGTTCCAGGGGTTCGACCGTTGGCAACACGACTACAACGGCCTGCCCACCGGCCCTCTGGGACGATACAAGATCCAGGGCATCGACGCCACAGACTCCTGCATCATGTACAAAGGCTTCGATCACCTGG ATGGACTAGAGCATGTCGAAGAGCTCAAACTCAACAAGAGTATGTACATAGAGGATGCCTGCTTGGAGAGAATAAGCACCATAGAGAACCTACAGGCCAGCCTGTACAAGATGGAGGTGGTCTCCTGTGGCAACGTAACTGACAAGGGTGTCATCGCCCTGCATAAACTCAG GAGTCTAGAGCATCTGTACCTCAGCGATCTGCCAGGCGTGGTAGAGAAGGAGAAGACCGTAGAGAGACTCCAGACAGCTCTACCTGGGCTGGACATAGAGCTGGACCTGGTCTGA